A single Streptomyces sp. 2114.4 DNA region contains:
- a CDS encoding DUF4244 domain-containing protein: MFRCGSFRRWWAELRALGADDRGMTTAEYAVGTLAACALAAVLYKVVTSGPVKALLQSVLERAINVQF, from the coding sequence ATGTTTCGGTGTGGAAGTTTTCGACGGTGGTGGGCGGAGCTGCGTGCGCTCGGGGCCGACGACCGGGGGATGACCACGGCGGAGTACGCCGTGGGGACGCTTGCGGCGTGCGCCCTGGCGGCGGTGCTCTACAAGGTGGTGACGAGCGGGCCGGTGAAGGCGCTGCTCCAGTCGGTGCTGGAGCGGGCGATCAATGTCCAGTTCTGA
- a CDS encoding TadE family type IV pilus minor pilin, giving the protein MTAETAVVLPVLVAVVAALIWGLMAVCARIECVDAARAGARAAARSEPRAAVLSSARGAAPRGARVALAREGDLVRVRVEAELPGVGQLTVKVGGEAVALAEETVRR; this is encoded by the coding sequence GTGACGGCGGAGACCGCCGTGGTCCTGCCCGTACTGGTGGCGGTGGTGGCCGCGCTCATCTGGGGGCTGATGGCGGTCTGCGCCCGTATCGAGTGCGTGGATGCCGCGCGGGCCGGGGCACGGGCCGCTGCGCGGTCGGAACCGCGGGCGGCGGTGCTCTCGTCGGCGCGGGGCGCGGCTCCGAGGGGCGCGCGGGTCGCGCTGGCACGGGAGGGCGATCTGGTGCGGGTACGGGTCGAGGCCGAGCTGCCCGGCGTGGGTCAACTCACCGTGAAGGTCGGCGGGGAGGCGGTGGCTCTTGCGGAGGAGACGGTGCGGCGATGA